In Chaetodon auriga isolate fChaAug3 chromosome 7, fChaAug3.hap1, whole genome shotgun sequence, a genomic segment contains:
- the tubd1 gene encoding tubulin delta chain isoform X1 → MSIVTVQLGQCGNQVGHELFDIICSDAQGGGRERKAYNTASCERFFHRTAHGDLIARAVLVDMEPKVINQSISRAAKSGRWRYGEESHFSQKQGSGNNWANGYCVHGPRHRDAVEELVRREVERCDRLAGLMAMMSVAGGTGSGVGTYITQCVRDIYPKSFILNHLTWPYGTGEVIVQNYNSVLTLVHLYQLSDAILVHENDTVHRICSQLLNIKHISFGDVNRVIAHQLGSVLQPALTADSHGAYSRNPVGELVSALACHPEYKLLSVCTIPQMSSASMAYSAFSWPGLLKHLRQMLISNAKMEEGIDWQVRPPAGSERTGSLMGPSFNTSLANLLILRGRDVYSAETAGFDDPGLYTSWLPSGEAFNSWKSPVPFNKYEKSATLVSNSRALLRPLDNMVGKAWNMFASRAYIHQYIKFGISEEDFLDSFASLEQVVSSYSQLC, encoded by the exons ATGTCCATCGTGACAGTGCAGCTCGGCCAGTGCGGTAACCAGGTGGGCCATGAGCTGTTTGACATCATCTGCAGCGATGctcagggaggagggagggagaggaaagcgTACAACACAGCCAGCTGTGAGCGATTCTTCCACCGAACTGCACACGGAG ACCTTATAGCCAGGGCGGTGCTGGTTGACATGGAGCCCAAAGTGATCAACCAGAGTATAAGCAGGGCTGCTAAATCCGGCAGGTGGAGGTATGGAGAGGAGTCACACTTCAGCCAGAAGCAGGGCTCTGGAAACAACTGGGCTAACGG GTACTGTGTCCACGGCCCTCGTCACAGAGACGCGGTGGAGGAGCTGGTGAGGCGAGAGGTGGAGCGCTGTGACAGGCTGGCCGGCCTCATGGCCATGATGAGCGTTGCAGGAGGAACCGGCTCTGGGGTCGGAACCTATATTACTCAGTGTGTCCGAGACATCTACCCCAAGTCCTTCATCCTCAACCACCTCACCTGGCCGTACGGGACTGGGGAG GTTATTGTCCAGAATTACAACTCGGTGCTGACGCTGGTTCATCTCTACCAGCTGTCGGACGCCATCCTTGTGCACGAGAACGACACAGTGCACAGGATCTGCAGTCAGCTGCTCAACATCAAACACATCTCCTTCGGCGATGTTAACAGGGTCATCGCTCACCAGCTGGGCAGCGTCCTGCAGCCCGCACTCACTGCTGACTCCCACGGAGCCTACAGCAGAAATCCTGTGG gtgaGCTGGTGAGCGCCCTCGCATGCCACCCAGAGTAcaagctgctcagtgtgtgtacTATCCCTCAGATGTCCAGCGCCTCCATGGCCTACAGCGCGTTCAGCTGGCCGGGCCTGCTCAAACACCTCCGACAGATGCTCATCTCCAACGCCAAGATGGAGGAAG GAATAGACTGGCAGGTGCGTCCACCTGCGGGCTCCGAGCGCACCGGGAGTCTGATGGGACCCAGCTTTAACACCTCTCTGGCCAACCTGCTCATACTGAGAGGGAGGGATGTGTACAGCGCAGAGACAG CTGGTTTTGATGACCCGGGCCTGTACACCTCCTGGCTCCCATCAGGAGAAGCTTTCAACTCATGGAAATCCCCGGTGCCTTTTAATAAGTATGAAAAATCGGCCACGCTGGTCAGTAACAGTCGGGCTCTGCTCAGACCGCTGGATAACATGGTGGGAAAAGCCTGGAATATGTTTGCGTCCAG GGCCTACATCCATCAGTACATTAAATTTGGGATCTCAGAGGAGGACTTTCTCGACAGCTTTGCATCTCTTGAGCAAGTCGTCTCCAGCTACAGTCAGCTGTGCTAG
- the rps6kb1b gene encoding ribosomal protein S6 kinase beta-1 — translation MAGVFDIDLDQPEENVSDDENEEAQLNDIMDQCSGFEFNMDDCEKIEISEDNVNQGTENIRPECFELLRVLGKGGYGKVFQVRKVVGAAAGKIFAMKVLKKAMIVRNAKDTAHTKAERNILEEVKHPFIVDLIYAFQTGGKLYLILEYLSGGELFMQLEREGIFMEDTACFYLAEISMALGHLHQKGIIYRDLKPENIMLNSQGHVKLTDFGLCKESIHDGTVTHTFCGTIEYMAPEILMRSGHNRAVDWWSLGALMYDMLTGAPPFTGENRKKTIDKILKCKLSLPPYLTQEARDLLKRLLKRNASSRLGAGAGDATEVQAHPFFRHINWEDLLARKVEPPFKPFLQSAEDVSQFDSKFTSQTPVDSPDDSTLSESANQAFLGFTYVAPSVLENIKEKFSFEPKIRSPRRIVDSPRTPLSPVKFSGGDCWARSPLLPGGGPSVLQSPQDQAMELSTPEQMDITTSSEASAPLPIRQPAGVNLAQMKQQAYPVVAKRPEHLRMNL, via the exons ATGGCTGGAGTGTTTGACATTGACTTGGACCAGCCGGAGGAAAATGTCTCCGACGATGAGAACGAGGAG GCTCAACTCAATGATATCATGGACCAATGCAGTGGATTCGAGTT CAACATGGACGACTGTGAGAAGATTGAGATATCGGAGGACAACGTCAATCAGGGCACGGAGAACATCAGACCAGAGTGCTTTGAGCTGCTGCGCGTCTTGGGGAAAGGCGGTTATGGAAAG GTTTTCCAAGTCAGAAAAGttgttggagctgcagctggCAAAATATTTGCCATGAAAGTTTTAAAAAAG GCTATGATTGTACGCAACGCCAAGGACACGGCCCATACCAAGGCAGAGAGGAACATCCTGGAGGAAGTGAAGCATCCCTTCATTGTTGATCTCATCTACGCCTTCCAGACGGGAGGAAAGCTGTATCTCATCCTGGAGTACCTGAGTG GAGGAGAGCTGTTCatgcagctggagagggagggcaTCTTCATGGAAGACACGGCCTG TTTCTACCTGGCAGAGATCTCCATGGCTCTGGGCCACCTGCACCAGAAGGGCATCATCTACAGAGACCTGAAGCCCGAGAACATCATGCTCAACAGCCAAG GCCATGTGAAGTTGACAGACTTCGGGCTGTGCAAAGAGTCGATCCACGACGGCACAGTCACCCACACGTTCTGCGGCACCATCGAATACAT GGCGCCAGAGATCTTGATGAGAAGCGGACACAACAGAGCAGTGGACTGGTGGAGTCTGGGCGCTCTGATGTACGACATGCTCACAGGAGCG CCGCCGTTCACCGGTGAAAACCGCAAAAAGACCATTGACAAGATCCTGAAGTGTAAGCTCAGCCTGCCACCCTACCTCACACAAGAAGCCAGAGACCTCCTGAAACGG ctgctgaagagaaacGCCTCGTCACGACTGGGAGCGGGAGCGGGAGACGCCACAGAGGTGCAG GCTCATCCCTTCTTTCGACACATCAACTGGGAGGATCTGCTGGCTCGGAAAGTGGAGCCTCCCTTCAAACCTTTCCTG CAATCAGCTGAAGACGTGAGTCAGTTTGACTCGAAGTTCACCAGTCAGACACCAGTCGACAGCCCGGATGACTCGACTCTCAGCGAGAGTGCCAATCAAGCCTTCCTG GGTTTCACATACGTCGCTCCGTCAGTCCTGgaaaacatcaaagaaaagTTCTCATTTGAGCCAAAAATCCGCTCGCCTCGCCGCATCGTGGACAGCCCGAGAACACCTCTCAG CCCAGTGAAGTTCTCAGGGGGGGACTGCTGGGCCCGGAGCCCCCTCCTCCCTGGCGGAGGACCGAGTGTCCTCCAGTCACCTCAGGACCAGGCCATGGAGCTGTCCACCCCAGAGCAGATGGACATCACAACAAGCTCCGAGGCCTCGGCCCCTCTCCCCATCCGTCAGCCTGCCGGGGTCAACCTGGCTCAGATGAAGCAGCAAGCCTACCCCGTCGTGGCCAAGCGGCCCGAGCATCTACGTATGAACCTATGA
- the tubd1 gene encoding tubulin delta chain isoform X2, with translation MAMMSVAGGTGSGVGTYITQCVRDIYPKSFILNHLTWPYGTGEVIVQNYNSVLTLVHLYQLSDAILVHENDTVHRICSQLLNIKHISFGDVNRVIAHQLGSVLQPALTADSHGAYSRNPVGELVSALACHPEYKLLSVCTIPQMSSASMAYSAFSWPGLLKHLRQMLISNAKMEEGIDWQVRPPAGSERTGSLMGPSFNTSLANLLILRGRDVYSAETAGFDDPGLYTSWLPSGEAFNSWKSPVPFNKYEKSATLVSNSRALLRPLDNMVGKAWNMFASRAYIHQYIKFGISEEDFLDSFASLEQVVSSYSQLC, from the exons ATGGCCATGATGAGCGTTGCAGGAGGAACCGGCTCTGGGGTCGGAACCTATATTACTCAGTGTGTCCGAGACATCTACCCCAAGTCCTTCATCCTCAACCACCTCACCTGGCCGTACGGGACTGGGGAG GTTATTGTCCAGAATTACAACTCGGTGCTGACGCTGGTTCATCTCTACCAGCTGTCGGACGCCATCCTTGTGCACGAGAACGACACAGTGCACAGGATCTGCAGTCAGCTGCTCAACATCAAACACATCTCCTTCGGCGATGTTAACAGGGTCATCGCTCACCAGCTGGGCAGCGTCCTGCAGCCCGCACTCACTGCTGACTCCCACGGAGCCTACAGCAGAAATCCTGTGG gtgaGCTGGTGAGCGCCCTCGCATGCCACCCAGAGTAcaagctgctcagtgtgtgtacTATCCCTCAGATGTCCAGCGCCTCCATGGCCTACAGCGCGTTCAGCTGGCCGGGCCTGCTCAAACACCTCCGACAGATGCTCATCTCCAACGCCAAGATGGAGGAAG GAATAGACTGGCAGGTGCGTCCACCTGCGGGCTCCGAGCGCACCGGGAGTCTGATGGGACCCAGCTTTAACACCTCTCTGGCCAACCTGCTCATACTGAGAGGGAGGGATGTGTACAGCGCAGAGACAG CTGGTTTTGATGACCCGGGCCTGTACACCTCCTGGCTCCCATCAGGAGAAGCTTTCAACTCATGGAAATCCCCGGTGCCTTTTAATAAGTATGAAAAATCGGCCACGCTGGTCAGTAACAGTCGGGCTCTGCTCAGACCGCTGGATAACATGGTGGGAAAAGCCTGGAATATGTTTGCGTCCAG GGCCTACATCCATCAGTACATTAAATTTGGGATCTCAGAGGAGGACTTTCTCGACAGCTTTGCATCTCTTGAGCAAGTCGTCTCCAGCTACAGTCAGCTGTGCTAG